The following are encoded together in the Azospirillum lipoferum 4B genome:
- the cimA gene encoding citramalate synthase, with protein MTGERIYLYDTTLRDGAQTQDVDFSVADKIAIAKDLDRLGVDYVEGGWPGANPTDDQFFAEAPQLTRAVFTAFGMTRRPGRSAANDPQLTALAQSSAKAVCMVGKTWDFHVDVALNIPREENLDLIRDSIAALHAAKGEALFDAEHFFDGYKRNPAYAVSCIKAAYEAGARWIVLCDTNGGTLPHEIDAIVREVVETHGIPGDRLGIHCHNDTENAVANSLAAVLAGARMVQGTINGLGERCGNANLVSLIPTLMLKLGYETGIRREDLHLLTQLSRAFDDRLNRAPNRHAPYVGASAFAHKGGLHVSAVEKDPSSYEHVAPEAIGNRRQIVMSDQAGRSNLIVRLRDIGMAVDAKDDRLTGLLDLVKQRDSDGYAYDTAEASFELLVRRELGEVPRFFELLRFHVTDERRYNAVGKLVVESEAVVRVRVGDAVRLEVADGNGPVHALDVAMRKALEPVYPALAQVSLSDYRVRILAAKDGTGAMPRVLIRSARTDGTEWSTLGVSTNIIEASMEALVDSYTYALMKSEAKPV; from the coding sequence ATGACGGGCGAACGCATCTATCTTTACGACACCACGCTGCGCGACGGGGCGCAGACCCAGGACGTGGATTTCTCGGTCGCCGACAAGATCGCCATCGCCAAGGACCTCGACCGGCTGGGCGTCGACTATGTCGAGGGCGGCTGGCCCGGCGCCAACCCGACCGACGACCAGTTCTTCGCCGAGGCGCCGCAGCTGACCCGCGCCGTCTTCACCGCCTTCGGCATGACCCGCCGCCCCGGCCGCAGCGCCGCCAACGACCCGCAGCTGACCGCGCTGGCGCAGTCGAGCGCCAAGGCGGTCTGCATGGTCGGCAAGACCTGGGACTTCCATGTCGACGTCGCGCTGAACATCCCGCGCGAGGAGAATCTCGATCTGATCCGCGACAGCATCGCCGCGCTGCACGCCGCCAAGGGCGAGGCTCTGTTCGATGCCGAGCATTTCTTCGACGGCTACAAGCGCAACCCGGCCTATGCCGTCTCCTGCATCAAGGCGGCCTATGAGGCTGGCGCGCGCTGGATCGTGCTGTGCGACACCAACGGCGGCACCCTGCCGCACGAGATCGACGCCATCGTGCGCGAGGTGGTGGAGACCCACGGCATCCCCGGCGACCGGCTGGGCATCCACTGCCACAACGACACCGAGAACGCGGTCGCCAATTCGCTGGCGGCGGTGCTGGCCGGCGCGCGCATGGTCCAGGGCACCATCAACGGCCTTGGCGAGCGCTGCGGCAACGCCAACCTCGTCTCGCTGATCCCGACGCTGATGCTGAAGCTGGGTTACGAGACCGGCATCCGGCGCGAGGATCTGCATCTCCTGACCCAGCTGAGCCGCGCCTTCGACGACCGGCTGAACCGCGCGCCGAACCGGCATGCGCCCTATGTCGGCGCCAGCGCCTTCGCCCATAAGGGCGGGCTGCATGTCTCGGCGGTGGAGAAGGACCCGTCCTCCTACGAGCATGTCGCCCCGGAGGCCATCGGCAACCGCCGCCAGATCGTCATGTCCGACCAGGCCGGCCGCTCCAACCTGATCGTCCGGCTGCGCGACATCGGCATGGCGGTGGACGCGAAGGACGACCGGCTGACCGGCCTGCTCGATCTGGTGAAGCAGCGCGACAGCGACGGCTACGCCTACGACACGGCGGAGGCCAGCTTCGAGCTGCTGGTCCGGCGCGAGCTGGGCGAAGTGCCGCGCTTCTTCGAGCTTCTGCGCTTCCACGTCACCGACGAGCGCCGCTACAACGCGGTCGGCAAGCTGGTGGTGGAATCGGAAGCGGTGGTGCGCGTGCGCGTCGGCGACGCCGTCCGGCTGGAGGTGGCGGACGGCAACGGCCCGGTCCACGCGCTGGACGTCGCCATGCGCAAGGCGCTGGAGCCGGTCTATCCGGCGCTGGCCCAGGTCAGCCTGTCCGACTACCGCGTACGCATTCTGGCCGCCAAGGACGGTACCGGCGCCATGCCGCGCGTGCTGATCCGCAGCGCACGGACCGACGGCACCGAATGGTCGACGCTGGGCGTCTCCACCAACATCATCGAGGCCTCGATGGAAGCGCTGGTGGACAGCTACACCTACGCCCTGATGAAGAGCGAGGCGAAGCCGGTCTGA
- a CDS encoding tellurite resistance TerB family protein, giving the protein MRKPTDAMIDHHSALIYVMVLVSACDGDMTDAELEAIGENVRYLPIFQDYSGDQVMAATRECTAMLSDNDGLDTVLTIVEQALPSKLRETAYAVACDIAAADPKASQEELRMLELIRHRLGVDRLCAAAIERGARARHMRL; this is encoded by the coding sequence ATGAGAAAGCCGACAGACGCAATGATCGACCACCACAGCGCCCTCATCTATGTCATGGTCCTGGTATCCGCCTGCGACGGCGATATGACCGACGCGGAACTGGAGGCCATCGGCGAGAATGTGCGCTACCTGCCGATCTTCCAGGATTACAGCGGCGATCAGGTGATGGCCGCCACCCGCGAATGCACCGCCATGCTGTCCGACAATGACGGGCTGGACACGGTGCTGACCATCGTCGAGCAGGCGCTGCCGTCCAAGCTGCGCGAAACCGCCTATGCGGTCGCCTGCGACATCGCCGCCGCCGATCCCAAGGCCTCGCAGGAGGAGCTGCGCATGCTGGAGCTGATCCGCCACCGGCTTGGGGTGGACCGGCTGTGCGCCGCCGCCATCGAACGCGGCGCCCGCGCCCGCCATATGCGCCTGTGA
- a CDS encoding preQ0 transporter yields the protein MLWLAAYIGSILAINFAFSLFPHLDLVWSCWAGLIFILRDMVQVRFGHWALAAMLGGTVLSYLLTDPFVATASVVAFAVSEMIDWAVFTITRRPLRDRLWISAALSVPVDTAIFFGMLDIWDPTVWAASLASKLLGVSAVWLLMRTREGRMAVAA from the coding sequence ATGCTCTGGCTTGCCGCCTATATCGGCAGCATTCTTGCCATCAACTTCGCCTTCAGCCTGTTTCCGCACCTGGATCTGGTCTGGTCCTGCTGGGCCGGGCTGATCTTCATCCTGCGCGACATGGTTCAGGTGCGCTTCGGCCATTGGGCGCTCGCCGCCATGCTGGGCGGCACCGTGCTGTCCTATCTGCTGACCGATCCCTTCGTCGCCACCGCCAGCGTCGTCGCCTTCGCGGTGTCGGAGATGATCGACTGGGCGGTCTTCACCATCACCCGCCGCCCCCTGCGCGACCGTCTGTGGATCAGCGCCGCCCTGTCGGTGCCGGTCGACACCGCCATCTTCTTCGGCATGCTGGACATCTGGGATCCCACCGTGTGGGCCGCCAGCCTCGCGTCGAAGCTGCTGGGCGTCTCGGCGGTGTGGCTGCTGATGCGCACGCGGGAAGGGCGGATGGCCGTAGCGGCCTGA
- a CDS encoding NAD(P)-dependent oxidoreductase, with product MSDEITRPDLSGRRIGFIGLGLMGKPMARALARAGAEPVVSSRSPGPVAELAAEGMIAATGPAAVAGQADIVILMLTDTAAVETVAEALLPVLRPGHLVIDMGTTAVAATRALAERAAAAGADWLDAPVSGGTVAAEAATLTVMAGGTDATFARALPVLQAMGRRITHVGASGAGQIAKSANQVIVALTIGAVAEALALARAAGADPAKVRDAIRGGFAESRILDLHGGRMVSGDFTPGGRVTTQVKDLRQAEELAQQSGIDLPTLGLSLELFEMLVDQGDGALDHSALYRLFAR from the coding sequence ATGAGCGACGAGATCACCCGCCCCGACCTTTCCGGCCGGCGCATCGGCTTCATCGGGCTTGGCCTGATGGGCAAGCCGATGGCCCGCGCCCTGGCCCGCGCCGGTGCGGAGCCGGTGGTCAGCAGCCGCAGCCCCGGCCCGGTCGCCGAACTGGCGGCGGAGGGCATGATCGCCGCCACCGGTCCGGCCGCGGTCGCCGGGCAGGCCGACATCGTCATCCTGATGCTGACCGACACGGCGGCGGTGGAGACGGTGGCCGAGGCGCTGCTGCCGGTCCTGCGCCCGGGCCATCTGGTGATCGACATGGGCACGACCGCCGTCGCCGCCACCCGCGCGCTGGCCGAACGGGCCGCCGCGGCCGGCGCGGACTGGCTCGACGCCCCGGTTTCCGGCGGCACGGTGGCGGCGGAGGCCGCGACCCTGACCGTCATGGCCGGCGGAACCGATGCCACCTTCGCCCGCGCCCTGCCGGTTTTGCAGGCGATGGGCCGCCGCATCACCCATGTCGGGGCCAGCGGTGCCGGCCAGATCGCCAAGTCCGCCAATCAGGTCATCGTCGCGTTGACCATTGGCGCGGTGGCGGAAGCGCTGGCCCTGGCGCGGGCGGCCGGCGCCGATCCGGCGAAGGTGCGGGACGCCATCCGCGGCGGTTTCGCCGAATCCCGCATCCTCGACCTGCATGGCGGCCGCATGGTCAGCGGCGACTTCACGCCGGGCGGCCGCGTCACCACCCAGGTCAAGGACCTGCGCCAGGCGGAGGAGCTTGCCCAGCAGTCCGGCATCGACCTTCCGACGCTGGGCCTGTCGCTGGAGCTGTTCGAGATGCTGGTCGACCAGGGAGATGGTGCACTGGACCATTCCGCGCTCTACCGCCTGTTCGCGCGCTGA
- a CDS encoding flagellar basal body-associated FliL family protein: MATNRTLHGTPYPAPPPDPLRRDPLDTLAPQPAPHSEAAHPARTLIVVLVALATLAGLAYGGGVAVDRIMEQRRIEARMGPKPRLAQLPAIEVPLGGLRAVEMQVSLVLAPKVEADRVLRYQDRIADRLFQTVSQADTETLTGTGSADFLKARIRDAVNREAGTGLIRDIYIERMVVK, translated from the coding sequence ATGGCCACGAACAGAACGCTGCATGGAACGCCGTACCCGGCCCCGCCCCCCGATCCGCTGAGGCGGGATCCGCTGGACACGCTCGCCCCGCAGCCTGCGCCCCATTCAGAAGCCGCCCATCCGGCCCGCACGCTGATCGTCGTCCTGGTCGCGCTGGCGACCCTGGCCGGGCTGGCCTATGGCGGCGGTGTCGCGGTGGACCGCATCATGGAACAGCGGCGGATCGAGGCGCGCATGGGGCCAAAACCCCGCCTCGCGCAATTGCCGGCGATCGAGGTGCCGCTTGGGGGCTTGCGCGCGGTGGAGATGCAGGTCTCGCTGGTGCTTGCGCCGAAGGTGGAGGCCGACCGCGTCCTGCGTTACCAGGACCGCATCGCCGACCGGCTGTTCCAGACCGTCAGCCAGGCCGACACTGAAACCCTGACCGGCACCGGCTCCGCCGACTTCCTGAAAGCGCGGATCAGGGACGCCGTCAACCGCGAGGCCGGGACCGGCCTGATCCGCGACATCTACATCGAACGCATGGTCGTCAAGTGA
- a CDS encoding AEC family transporter codes for MNVVLNVAFPVFAIILAGFLSGKSKLLGPASSEALNKFVYWMALPPVLFLGTARRSIPEIFNGPFIGAFLGSMLLVYALGAIVGRLLRRERTQIQCMQGLNAAFSNTGYMGIPLFLAAFGPDRLAPTILATVIMSAIMVGIAVVWMEFANSHGNGVGKALRDVGRALAKNPLILSTAAGLAWSALLPGVAVPKPIATFCELMGSPAGPCALFAIGLFLASQRLTAGLAEAGWISALKLLVHPALAWVLTQTLFPMDPFWTGSAVILAALPTGALTFVVATQYQTYVERTSSAILVSTVFSVVTLSALLAVYAPAG; via the coding sequence ATGAACGTCGTCCTCAATGTCGCTTTTCCCGTATTCGCCATCATCCTGGCCGGCTTCCTGTCCGGAAAGTCGAAGCTGCTGGGCCCGGCTTCGTCGGAGGCGCTCAACAAGTTCGTCTATTGGATGGCGCTGCCGCCGGTGCTGTTCCTGGGCACGGCGCGGCGGTCGATTCCGGAAATCTTCAACGGCCCCTTCATCGGCGCCTTCCTGGGATCGATGCTGCTGGTCTACGCGCTGGGGGCGATCGTCGGCCGGCTCCTGCGGCGGGAACGCACGCAGATCCAGTGCATGCAGGGGCTGAACGCCGCCTTCTCCAACACCGGCTACATGGGCATCCCGCTGTTCCTGGCCGCCTTCGGCCCGGACCGCCTGGCCCCCACCATCCTGGCGACCGTCATCATGAGCGCCATCATGGTCGGCATCGCCGTGGTCTGGATGGAGTTCGCCAACAGCCATGGCAACGGGGTGGGCAAGGCGCTGCGCGATGTCGGGCGCGCGCTGGCGAAGAATCCGCTGATCCTGTCCACCGCCGCCGGCCTCGCCTGGTCGGCGCTGCTGCCCGGCGTCGCGGTACCGAAGCCGATCGCCACCTTCTGCGAATTGATGGGCTCCCCCGCCGGCCCCTGCGCGCTGTTCGCCATCGGCCTGTTCCTGGCCTCGCAGCGGCTGACCGCCGGGCTGGCGGAGGCGGGGTGGATCAGCGCGTTGAAGCTGCTGGTGCATCCGGCGCTGGCCTGGGTGCTGACGCAGACCCTGTTCCCGATGGACCCCTTCTGGACCGGCAGCGCCGTGATCCTGGCGGCACTGCCGACCGGCGCCCTGACCTTCGTGGTCGCGACCCAGTACCAGACCTATGTGGAACGCACCTCATCGGCCATCCTGGTGTCCACGGTGTTCAGCGTGGTGACCCTGTCGGCGCTGCTGGCCGTCTACGCCCCCGCAGGATGA
- a CDS encoding methyl-accepting chemotaxis protein, protein MSLSLRTLLIGVLAILGVMLGSEALNGIMNLRSANERMKSVYEDRVVPLRDLKIISDAYAVLIVDTSHKVRSGALSWPDGGAAVRKAQATVHERWAAYTATMLTADEARLVTQARAAMDKADAAVASLLRVLDALDKAALDRFVVQDLYRSIDPVTDQVIALIDLQVAVAGNDFKDSQELYLSESRQSWMLLAVAALLLAAGIGVVARRVVAPLRLMTQAMDRLAAGDVTVAVPAAGRRDEIGRMGRAVAVFKDNAIAKQRMEAEQEQAKQAMEAERRRMMAELAERFEWAVQGVVGQVTDAAGRLTANAQSLSALAEQSRAQAAAVASSSGQTSANVQTVAASAEEMAASVGEITRQVGEASAIARRANERARHTDGTIRQLADHARGIGDVVQLINSIAAQTNLLALNATIEAARAGDAGKGFAVVAGEVKALATQTANATEQIATQIGSMQGITGEAVDAIAEIGRTIDDINRIAATIAASIDQQDAVSREIARNVQQAAVGTEEISTSIVVVHKAADDTGASAREVLTAARSLSGDADRLSVEVSGFIRQVRSA, encoded by the coding sequence ATGAGCCTGAGCCTGCGGACGCTTCTGATTGGGGTTCTGGCCATTCTCGGCGTCATGCTGGGCTCCGAGGCGCTGAACGGAATAATGAATCTCCGATCCGCGAACGAGCGCATGAAGTCGGTCTATGAGGATCGCGTCGTTCCCCTGCGCGACCTCAAGATCATCTCCGACGCCTATGCCGTGCTGATCGTCGATACCTCGCACAAGGTGCGATCCGGCGCGCTGTCCTGGCCGGACGGTGGCGCCGCCGTCCGCAAGGCGCAGGCGACGGTGCACGAGCGCTGGGCCGCCTACACCGCCACCATGCTTACCGCGGACGAGGCCCGTCTGGTGACCCAGGCCCGCGCGGCGATGGACAAGGCCGACGCTGCGGTCGCCTCCCTGCTGCGTGTGCTGGATGCTCTGGACAAGGCGGCGCTGGATCGATTCGTCGTCCAGGATCTTTATCGCAGCATCGACCCGGTGACCGATCAGGTTATTGCGCTGATCGACCTGCAGGTCGCGGTCGCCGGAAACGACTTCAAGGACTCGCAGGAGCTTTATCTGAGCGAGAGCCGGCAATCCTGGATGCTGCTGGCCGTGGCGGCGCTATTGCTGGCTGCCGGGATCGGCGTCGTCGCCCGCCGGGTGGTCGCGCCTCTTCGACTGATGACGCAGGCGATGGACCGGCTGGCCGCGGGCGACGTGACCGTCGCCGTGCCGGCGGCCGGGCGCCGGGACGAGATCGGCCGGATGGGCCGCGCCGTCGCCGTCTTTAAGGACAACGCCATCGCCAAGCAGAGGATGGAAGCCGAGCAGGAGCAGGCCAAACAGGCGATGGAGGCCGAACGCCGCCGCATGATGGCCGAACTCGCCGAGCGGTTCGAATGGGCGGTGCAGGGCGTGGTCGGACAGGTGACCGATGCCGCCGGCCGGCTGACCGCCAATGCACAGTCGCTCTCGGCTCTGGCGGAGCAGAGTCGCGCCCAGGCTGCTGCAGTCGCCTCCTCCAGCGGCCAGACCTCTGCCAATGTCCAGACCGTCGCGGCCTCGGCGGAGGAGATGGCGGCGTCGGTCGGCGAGATCACCCGGCAAGTCGGGGAGGCGTCCGCCATCGCCCGCCGGGCGAACGAACGCGCCCGGCACACCGACGGAACCATCCGCCAGCTGGCCGACCATGCCAGGGGCATCGGCGACGTGGTCCAGCTGATCAATTCCATCGCTGCCCAGACCAACCTGCTGGCGCTGAACGCCACCATCGAAGCGGCGCGTGCGGGCGACGCCGGTAAGGGGTTCGCCGTCGTCGCTGGCGAGGTCAAGGCGCTGGCCACCCAGACGGCCAATGCGACGGAGCAGATCGCGACGCAGATCGGCAGCATGCAGGGCATCACCGGGGAAGCGGTGGACGCAATCGCCGAGATCGGCCGGACCATCGACGACATCAACCGCATCGCCGCCACCATCGCCGCCTCCATCGATCAGCAGGACGCCGTCTCGCGCGAGATCGCGCGCAACGTCCAGCAGGCCGCCGTCGGCACCGAGGAGATTTCCACCAGCATCGTGGTGGTGCACAAGGCGGCCGACGACACCGGTGCATCGGCCAGGGAAGTGCTGACGGCGGCGCGCAGCCTGTCCGGCGACGCCGACCGGCTGTCGGTGGAGGTGAGCGGCTTCATCCGGCAGGTGCGGTCGGCCTGA
- a CDS encoding putative bifunctional diguanylate cyclase/phosphodiesterase, with the protein MSDGSAPGRAVTIRPGNDGNPPPLGRRLSIPWAGGGIAVSLLFWILLFSTLVTLVSTALQLYFDFRREVRGIEGRFDEIRLSTVPSMSNSLWVVDHDQLRLLLNGIIRLPDIQMAEVREHSATAKNPLVLTVGTPQERPGLHAEMPLTRLAEGKTLTLGTLRVEATLDDVYHRLLTTAEVILISQGIKTFLVSGFILFICHRLVTRHLISIAASMRRHDRLSSPPLLTLDRPAPSRPDELDQLIRSFNDLAGDLYAANCELAGANAALEHDIALRRSYEEQLYRQAHFDELTGLANRLLTRDRLEQAILSSRRNQLPSALLFIDLDNFKNVNDTLGHEAGDTLLREAANRLSASIRQGDTLARMGGDEFLVVLPCIAGNVAARGVAERVLEAFAPPFRICGHDHFVTASIGIALYPSDGSDAPELMRNADLALYRAKERGRNRYEFFTAEINERVQQRIMLESRLRLAVLRSEFVLHYQPIVEAGGRRPVALEALLRWRQPDGTLVGPGHFICVAEEVGLIGEIGAWVIETAIRETADLFGKEASAPRVAVNVSPRQLRDPSFVFRVTEALAAHGLPPSRLELEITEGVLMDEAPEVTDALHRLCSYGVRLSIDDFGTGYSSLSYLQRYPFDMLKIDRCFVSNATDGAAAARLVETIIMMAHGLGMETIAEGVETEEQFDFLQSKGCDQMQGYLLGHPAPLAEIAARFPAADAPSARPLETVTGDGTAPAPCAG; encoded by the coding sequence ATGTCTGACGGAAGCGCTCCGGGCCGGGCCGTAACGATCCGCCCGGGCAATGATGGAAATCCGCCACCCTTGGGGCGACGCCTATCCATCCCTTGGGCTGGCGGCGGCATCGCCGTCAGTCTTCTCTTCTGGATCCTTCTGTTCAGCACCCTCGTCACGCTCGTGTCCACGGCGCTCCAACTCTATTTCGATTTCCGGCGGGAGGTACGCGGGATCGAAGGCCGGTTCGACGAGATAAGGCTCAGCACCGTTCCCAGCATGAGCAACAGCCTGTGGGTGGTCGACCACGACCAGCTGCGTCTGCTGCTCAACGGCATCATCCGCCTGCCGGACATCCAGATGGCGGAGGTGAGGGAGCACAGCGCGACCGCGAAGAACCCCCTGGTGCTCACCGTCGGCACGCCGCAGGAGCGGCCCGGCCTCCATGCCGAAATGCCGCTGACCCGCTTGGCGGAGGGGAAGACCCTGACGCTGGGAACGCTGCGGGTGGAAGCGACGCTGGACGACGTGTACCATCGTCTGCTGACGACGGCGGAGGTGATCCTGATAAGCCAGGGCATCAAGACCTTCCTGGTGTCCGGATTCATCCTGTTCATCTGCCACCGGCTGGTGACGCGCCACCTGATTTCCATCGCCGCCAGCATGCGCCGGCACGACCGCCTGTCCTCGCCGCCGCTCCTCACCCTGGACCGGCCGGCGCCGAGCCGGCCCGACGAGCTGGACCAGCTGATCCGATCCTTCAACGATCTGGCCGGCGACCTCTATGCCGCCAACTGCGAACTGGCCGGGGCGAACGCCGCGCTGGAGCACGACATCGCCCTGCGCCGCAGCTATGAGGAGCAGCTGTACCGGCAGGCGCATTTCGACGAGCTGACCGGGCTGGCCAACCGCCTGCTGACCCGCGACCGGCTGGAACAGGCGATCCTGAGCTCCCGGCGCAACCAGCTGCCGTCCGCGCTCCTGTTCATCGACCTCGACAATTTCAAGAACGTCAACGACACGCTGGGGCACGAGGCGGGGGATACGCTGCTGCGGGAGGCGGCGAACAGGCTGTCGGCATCGATCAGGCAGGGCGATACCCTGGCCCGCATGGGCGGCGACGAGTTCCTGGTCGTGCTGCCCTGCATCGCCGGCAACGTCGCGGCGCGCGGCGTGGCGGAACGGGTGCTGGAGGCCTTCGCCCCGCCCTTCCGGATCTGCGGCCACGATCATTTCGTGACGGCCAGCATCGGCATCGCGCTCTACCCGTCGGACGGCAGCGACGCGCCGGAGCTGATGCGCAACGCCGATCTCGCCCTCTACCGGGCGAAGGAGCGCGGACGGAACCGATACGAATTCTTCACGGCCGAAATCAACGAGCGGGTCCAGCAGCGGATCATGCTGGAAAGCCGCCTGAGGCTCGCCGTCCTGCGCTCCGAATTCGTGCTCCACTACCAACCGATCGTCGAGGCGGGGGGCCGCCGGCCTGTCGCCCTGGAAGCACTGCTGCGCTGGCGCCAGCCCGACGGCACGCTGGTGGGGCCGGGACATTTCATCTGCGTGGCGGAAGAGGTCGGGCTGATCGGCGAGATCGGCGCCTGGGTGATCGAAACCGCGATCCGCGAAACCGCCGACCTGTTCGGCAAGGAGGCATCGGCACCGCGGGTCGCCGTCAACGTCTCGCCCCGGCAACTGCGCGACCCGTCCTTCGTCTTCCGCGTGACGGAGGCGCTCGCCGCCCACGGCCTGCCGCCAAGCCGTCTGGAGCTGGAGATCACCGAAGGTGTCCTGATGGACGAAGCGCCGGAGGTGACCGACGCGCTGCACCGGCTGTGCAGCTACGGCGTCCGTCTGTCCATCGACGATTTCGGGACCGGCTATTCCAGCTTGAGCTATCTGCAGCGCTATCCCTTCGACATGCTGAAGATCGACCGCTGCTTCGTCTCCAATGCCACCGATGGGGCGGCTGCGGCCCGGCTGGTCGAAACCATCATCATGATGGCCCACGGTCTCGGCATGGAAACCATCGCCGAGGGGGTGGAGACGGAAGAGCAGTTCGATTTCCTGCAATCGAAGGGTTGCGACCAGATGCAGGGCTATCTGCTGGGCCATCCGGCCCCGCTGGCCGAGATCGCCGCTCGGTTCCCCGCCGCCGACGCACCGTCGGCGAGACCGCTGGAGACGGTCACAGGGGACGGCACTGCTCCCGCCCCCTGCGCGGGCTGA
- a CDS encoding IS630-like element ISAli2 family transposase (programmed frameshift), producing the protein MPAIAIRQDISVCELRRQARLEEDGRVAARLLAIAAVLDGHSRAHAARLGGMDRQTLRDWVHRFNAEGVSGLRDRSRSGRPRLLADELRPELATLIAAGPDLERDGVVEYRLTHIQDLAKRHFGADYSRGGMHNVLQQMGLSWQTPRPIHPKTDPAAQEAFKKNFPDQLAAIAKRHPGKRLEVWFQDEARVGQKGTLTRLWAPRAIRVRAVRDHRFKSAYIFGAVCPQRDTGVALVMTRVSTEAMTLMLAEISQAVPHEGHAVVLLDGAGWHIANELEVPANLTLLPLPPYSPELNAIERLWQVMRETVLSHRLFTDTKHIIDACGRAWNSLINKPGRIQSTCGYPWATQVKTS; encoded by the exons ATGCCAGCGATAGCGATCCGACAGGACATCTCGGTCTGCGAGTTGCGCCGGCAGGCCCGATTGGAGGAGGACGGGCGGGTGGCGGCGCGTCTTCTGGCGATCGCCGCCGTGCTGGACGGTCACAGCCGGGCCCACGCCGCGCGCTTGGGCGGGATGGACCGGCAGACCTTGCGCGATTGGGTGCATCGTTTCAACGCCGAGGGCGTGTCCGGCCTGCGCGACCGTTCGCGTAGCGGCCGGCCCCGCCTGCTGGCCGATGAACTGCGCCCGGAGCTGGCGACGCTGATCGCCGCAGGTCCCGACCTGGAGCGCGACGGCGTGGTCGAGTATCGGCTGACCCACATCCAAGACTTGGCCAAGCGCCACTTCGGTGCCGACTACAGCCGCGGCGGCATGCACAACGTGCTCCAGCAGATGGGGCTGTCCTGGCAGACCCCGCGCCCGATCCACCCCAAGACCGATCCCGCGGCCCAGGAGGCATTTA AAAAAAACTTCCCCGACCAACTCGCCGCCATCGCCAAGCGCCACCCCGGCAAGCGGCTGGAGGTCTGGTTCCAGGATGAAGCCCGGGTCGGTCAGAAGGGGACCCTGACCCGGCTGTGGGCGCCGCGCGCCATCCGGGTGCGTGCCGTGCGCGATCATCGCTTCAAGTCGGCCTACATCTTCGGCGCCGTGTGCCCGCAGCGCGACACCGGCGTCGCCTTGGTGATGACGCGCGTCAGCACCGAGGCGATGACGCTGATGCTCGCCGAGATCAGCCAAGCCGTGCCGCACGAGGGGCACGCCGTCGTTCTGCTGGACGGAGCCGGCTGGCACATCGCCAATGAGTTGGAGGTGCCGGCCAACCTGACCTTGCTGCCGCTGCCGCCCTACAGCCCCGAACTCAATGCCATCGAGCGCCTCTGGCAGGTGATGCGGGAAACCGTCCTCTCGCACCGCCTGTTCACCGACACAAAGCACATTATCGACGCCTGTGGCCGCGCCTGGAACTCCCTCATCAACAAGCCAGGCCGCATTCAATCAACCTGTGGTTATCCGTGGGCCACACAGGTCAAAACTTCATGA